In Micromonospora sp. WMMD980, the following are encoded in one genomic region:
- a CDS encoding family 16 glycosylhydrolase → MRSIRTVAALAMAAVGLTAALTTVPSTPAVAAPGAVTWSDDFNGPAGAAPDASKWRYDIGGGGWGNNELQYYTNSTRNAALDGNGNLVITARKENPAGYGCWYGSCQYTSARLLTNGTFSQAYGRFEARIKIPRGQGLWPAFWMLGNDIGSNPWPNSGEIDIMENVGYAPSTVWGTLHGPGYSGGNGIGASTSLPGGQALADAFHTFAVDWAPDSITWYLDGVAYSRKTPADAGGNRWVFDHPFFMIMNVAVGGNWPGSPDGSTTFPQTMTVDYVRVQAWDTGGGGTGGQIVGYGNKCVDVASANTANGTPVQLWTCNGTAAQRWTWNADGSVRALGKCLDVASGSTANGAKVQLYDCNGTGAQKWVFSAAGDIVNPQANKCLDATGNSSADGTRLQIWECGGTANQKWRR, encoded by the coding sequence GTGCGCAGTATCCGTACCGTCGCCGCCCTGGCGATGGCGGCGGTCGGCCTCACGGCCGCCCTCACCACCGTCCCGAGCACCCCAGCGGTGGCCGCCCCCGGCGCGGTCACCTGGTCCGACGACTTCAACGGCCCGGCCGGCGCCGCCCCCGACGCGAGCAAGTGGCGCTACGACATCGGCGGCGGCGGTTGGGGCAACAACGAGTTGCAGTACTACACCAACAGCACCCGCAACGCCGCGCTCGACGGCAACGGCAACCTCGTCATCACCGCCCGCAAGGAGAACCCGGCCGGTTACGGCTGCTGGTACGGAAGCTGCCAGTACACCTCCGCCCGGCTGCTCACCAACGGCACGTTCAGCCAGGCGTACGGCCGGTTCGAGGCCCGCATCAAGATCCCGCGCGGGCAGGGGCTGTGGCCGGCCTTCTGGATGCTCGGCAACGACATCGGCAGCAATCCGTGGCCCAACAGCGGCGAGATCGACATCATGGAGAACGTGGGCTACGCGCCGTCCACGGTGTGGGGCACGCTGCACGGCCCGGGCTACTCCGGCGGCAACGGCATCGGCGCGTCCACCTCGCTGCCGGGCGGCCAGGCCCTCGCCGACGCGTTCCACACGTTCGCCGTCGACTGGGCGCCGGACTCGATCACCTGGTACCTCGACGGCGTGGCGTACTCCCGCAAGACGCCGGCCGACGCGGGCGGCAACCGTTGGGTCTTCGACCACCCGTTCTTCATGATCATGAACGTCGCGGTCGGCGGCAACTGGCCCGGCTCGCCCGACGGCAGCACCACGTTCCCGCAGACCATGACCGTCGACTACGTCCGGGTGCAGGCCTGGGACACCGGCGGCGGGGGCACCGGCGGGCAGATCGTCGGCTACGGCAACAAGTGCGTCGACGTGGCCAGCGCGAACACCGCCAACGGCACCCCGGTGCAGCTCTGGACCTGCAACGGCACCGCCGCCCAGCGCTGGACGTGGAACGCCGACGGCTCGGTACGCGCGCTCGGCAAGTGCCTCGACGTGGCGTCCGGGTCGACCGCCAACGGCGCCAAGGTGCAGCTCTACGACTGCAACGGCACCGGCGCGCAGAAGTGGGTGTTCAGCGCCGCCGGCGACATCGTGAACCCGCAGGCCAACAAGTGCCTGGACGCCACCGGGAACAGCTCGGCCGACGGCACCCGGCTGCAGATCTGGGAGTGCGGCGGCACCGCCAACCAGAAGTGGCGACGCTGA
- a CDS encoding helix-turn-helix transcriptional regulator, with the protein MNRAVAAAMSEAGHTAESLAERVGVDPKTAARWASQGRIPQTRHRAQVAELLGRDAAELWPDALKRREPAWFRPWADIEREATALRWYESAVLPGLLQTPEYALAVLRSGPLFADAESLLEARLLRQAAVLDRPRPPLLVFVLDEAALRRGDPETMHPQLDHLMDLAGRQHVMVHVLPLGAGLHPGQAGPFIIASTSDGEDVGHLDDQAAGRIQNDVAALWAVWDTVRSVSLPRDQTIDFLRARSWMS; encoded by the coding sequence ATGAACCGTGCCGTGGCGGCCGCGATGTCCGAGGCGGGGCACACCGCCGAGAGCCTGGCCGAGCGGGTCGGCGTCGACCCGAAGACCGCGGCCCGATGGGCGAGCCAGGGCCGGATCCCGCAGACCCGGCACCGCGCCCAGGTCGCCGAACTGCTCGGCAGGGACGCCGCCGAGCTGTGGCCGGACGCGCTGAAGCGCCGGGAACCGGCCTGGTTCCGCCCCTGGGCCGACATCGAACGCGAGGCGACGGCCCTGCGCTGGTACGAGTCCGCCGTCCTGCCGGGTCTACTTCAGACACCCGAGTACGCCCTCGCGGTCCTTCGAAGTGGGCCGCTGTTCGCCGACGCGGAAAGCCTGCTGGAGGCACGGCTCCTCCGCCAGGCGGCGGTGCTCGATCGACCGCGTCCGCCGCTGCTGGTCTTCGTCCTCGACGAGGCTGCGCTGCGCCGAGGGGATCCCGAGACCATGCATCCCCAGTTGGATCACCTGATGGACCTCGCCGGACGTCAGCACGTGATGGTGCACGTCCTGCCCCTGGGGGCCGGGCTCCACCCTGGCCAGGCCGGCCCGTTCATCATCGCCAGCACCTCCGACGGTGAGGACGTCGGCCACCTCGACGACCAGGCTGCCGGACGGATTCAGAATGATGTTGCGGCCCTCTGGGCGGTCTGGGATACCGTGAGATCCGTTTCGCTGCCGCGGGACCAGACCATCGACTTCCTGAGAGCGCGATCATGGATGAGCTGA
- a CDS encoding pentapeptide repeat-containing protein, which yields MLLGLEPHRLVVVPGPRDVTMAACRAYFATCEADDVDPQPPYWPKWRHYARLFDDLFQGLEDRIFDSEQPWTLFPVPDLRVVVAGLNSTIAITHREEDRYGFLGEAQSTWFAQRLRHYQQSGWLRLGAMAHAPGPRSPYADEAPPDRVSLRDRGSVNRLVGPMLNLLLSDAAPAGRADPVVPLVAAPRDGRAQVLRLGVDGSTRWVLGRDRPDAGESTVSAWPRAEATFGASGPAQVPDPRRPTVVEGATRAEVAAPVTPVERLLDRLAEVCEARYDRVVVRRVEADPPHLFVSYRSDGVVRQQRVGAHVGTPGPEDVDRFARRVHAADPDIASELVYDGDRAPRGLAEEAQRRGVRVLHLTEFQGLLDLRDYVAAQTARLQADRLYPPGQYVPQRYRHLVGADQRVREDVVDELLETVSAPDGRFVLVLGDFGRGKTFALREVARRLPTAAPDLIPILVELRALDKAHSVDGLVAAHLANHGEQVIDLKAFRYMLRQGRIVLLFDGFDELVARVTYDRAADHLETLLQAAEGAAKIAVSSRTQHFKTNSQVLTALGERVGLLPHRRVLAVEDFTPGQIEAFLRNRYGGDEAAARERMSLLAGVKDLLGLSRNPRMLGFIANLDEGRLAAVAGAGGTFSAAALYREILESWLDFEERRTQGIPGAPVSLRRPELWQAVSRLAFQLWESGESYLRLAELAESTGQLAGRADSRLSGPQATHAVGAGSLLVRTDDGLFGFIHTSVMEWLVAEGVAEQLNRGEEPAALAVRSLSALAVEFLGDLADPARCTAWTARVLGDESAGETLRANALRLSARLRLPDRADLRGAVLRGEDLSHRELAGADLTGADLTDTRLVATNLTEARLEHARLRGARLDEARLAGADLRGAELAGARLFRADLRGARIAGSSWHRTALIDVSADPAMLRAPELRGAVVAPGRPVAPGLAPPAVGVGYGFEVGRLPVPVAYSPDGAVLAVGSDDGGVLLCDTATGLPVRTLAGHRSRVYAVRYDAASHQLVTGAADLTVRLWDADHGDVRHVIEDVFAGWVWPLLTDGRRGRLVVGDAAGVVRLFDTRTARLRHGWPGHDAPIWGTSFSPDGRRVVVADSAGTVRGWDLHTGRLAFEVREPEVVYRVVHSSDGRLLAAVGQHGRVWIRRATDGELLRQPRGHEADVYALDIHPDGALMATGDTHGALRLWETETGRPVRVLGRQRGAIYSVRFNGDGSLLATAASDGAIQLWDTEDGQVRHELTRHRGSVWPVVWRPDQAQVATSSNDGTTRLWDVRTGQLQQTLRGHGRRVTALSFRDDGEVLAACGNDGVIRLWEPRTGRLLGQLASPADRLLSVVFCPDEPLVATPSGDGGVHLWNTDTGADERELNVDTDHVWAVAFSPDGDALATANDDDTVRLWYRRTGRHFATLTPHRGRVRTVAFSPDGETIATGCDDQMVRLWDAATATCKLTLEHHTDRVYSVGFNSDGTLLASAGNDGTAVIWDVSTGERRIVRTEHVGRLWSCAFSPDGNLLATAGDDLVIRLWDPVTGRKHGTLAAHTRRVWSVHFSPDSSLLASAGDDGTVRLWDVADPEHAQLRATLIGLPDGWAAVSPDGRYKLDGDPGGQFWHVIGTCRFEVGELDPYLTQVRRMAVDAPF from the coding sequence GTGCTGCTCGGCCTGGAGCCGCACCGGCTGGTCGTGGTGCCCGGCCCGCGCGACGTGACGATGGCCGCCTGCCGGGCCTACTTCGCCACCTGCGAGGCCGACGACGTGGACCCGCAGCCGCCCTACTGGCCCAAGTGGCGGCACTACGCGCGGCTCTTCGACGACCTGTTCCAGGGCCTCGAGGACCGGATCTTCGACAGCGAGCAGCCGTGGACCCTGTTCCCGGTGCCCGACCTGCGGGTGGTGGTGGCCGGGCTGAACTCCACCATCGCCATCACCCACCGCGAGGAGGACCGCTACGGCTTCCTCGGCGAGGCGCAGTCGACCTGGTTCGCCCAGCGGCTGCGCCACTACCAGCAGTCCGGCTGGCTGCGGCTGGGCGCGATGGCGCACGCGCCCGGCCCGCGCAGCCCGTACGCCGACGAGGCCCCGCCGGACCGGGTGTCGCTGCGCGACCGCGGCTCGGTCAACCGACTGGTCGGCCCGATGCTCAACCTGCTGCTCTCCGACGCCGCGCCGGCCGGCCGGGCCGACCCGGTGGTGCCGCTGGTCGCCGCCCCGCGCGACGGCCGGGCCCAGGTGCTGCGCCTCGGCGTGGACGGGTCGACCCGCTGGGTGCTCGGCCGCGACCGCCCGGACGCCGGTGAGTCGACCGTCTCGGCGTGGCCCCGCGCCGAGGCGACGTTCGGCGCGTCCGGCCCGGCGCAGGTGCCCGACCCGCGCCGTCCCACCGTGGTCGAGGGCGCCACCCGGGCCGAGGTCGCGGCGCCGGTGACGCCGGTGGAGCGGCTGCTCGACCGGCTCGCCGAGGTGTGCGAGGCCCGCTACGACCGGGTGGTGGTGCGGCGGGTCGAGGCCGATCCGCCGCACCTCTTCGTCAGCTACCGGTCCGACGGCGTGGTCCGGCAGCAGCGGGTCGGCGCGCACGTGGGCACCCCCGGGCCGGAGGACGTGGACCGGTTCGCCCGCCGGGTGCACGCCGCCGACCCGGACATCGCCTCCGAGCTGGTCTACGACGGCGACCGGGCGCCGCGCGGGCTGGCCGAGGAGGCGCAGCGGCGCGGCGTGCGGGTGCTGCACCTGACCGAGTTCCAGGGCCTGCTCGACCTGCGCGACTACGTGGCCGCGCAGACCGCCCGCCTCCAGGCCGACCGGCTCTACCCACCGGGGCAGTACGTGCCGCAGCGCTACCGGCACCTGGTCGGGGCCGACCAGCGGGTCCGCGAGGACGTGGTGGACGAGCTGCTGGAGACGGTCTCCGCGCCGGACGGCCGGTTCGTGCTGGTGCTCGGCGACTTCGGTCGGGGCAAGACGTTCGCGCTGCGCGAGGTGGCCCGCCGGCTGCCCACCGCCGCGCCCGACCTGATCCCGATCCTGGTCGAGCTGCGCGCGCTGGACAAGGCGCACTCCGTCGACGGTCTGGTCGCCGCGCACCTGGCCAACCACGGCGAGCAGGTGATCGACCTCAAGGCGTTCCGCTACATGCTGCGGCAGGGTCGCATCGTGCTGCTCTTCGACGGGTTCGACGAGCTGGTGGCCCGGGTGACCTACGACCGGGCGGCCGACCACCTGGAGACGCTGCTCCAGGCGGCCGAGGGCGCGGCGAAGATCGCGGTGAGCAGCCGGACCCAGCACTTCAAGACCAACTCGCAGGTGCTGACCGCGCTGGGTGAGCGGGTCGGCCTGCTGCCGCACCGCCGGGTGCTGGCGGTGGAGGACTTCACGCCCGGCCAGATCGAGGCGTTCCTGCGCAACCGTTACGGCGGCGACGAGGCGGCGGCCCGGGAGCGGATGAGCCTGCTCGCCGGCGTCAAGGACCTGCTCGGCCTCTCCCGCAACCCGCGCATGCTCGGTTTCATCGCCAACCTCGACGAGGGTCGGCTGGCCGCGGTGGCCGGGGCCGGCGGCACGTTCAGCGCCGCCGCGCTCTACCGCGAGATCCTGGAGTCCTGGCTGGACTTCGAGGAACGGCGCACCCAGGGCATCCCGGGCGCCCCGGTCAGCCTGCGCCGGCCCGAGCTGTGGCAGGCGGTGAGCCGGCTGGCGTTCCAGCTCTGGGAGAGCGGCGAGTCCTACCTGCGGCTGGCCGAGCTGGCCGAGTCCACCGGCCAGCTCGCCGGGCGGGCCGACTCGCGGTTGTCCGGGCCGCAGGCCACGCACGCGGTCGGCGCGGGCAGCCTGCTGGTCCGCACCGACGACGGGCTGTTCGGGTTCATCCACACCTCGGTGATGGAGTGGCTGGTCGCCGAGGGGGTCGCCGAGCAGCTCAACCGGGGTGAGGAGCCGGCCGCGCTGGCGGTACGGTCGCTGTCCGCGCTGGCCGTGGAGTTCCTGGGCGACCTCGCCGATCCGGCCCGCTGCACGGCGTGGACGGCCCGGGTGCTCGGCGACGAGTCGGCGGGCGAGACGCTGCGCGCCAACGCGTTGCGGCTGAGCGCCCGGCTGCGCCTGCCCGACCGGGCCGACCTGCGCGGCGCGGTGCTGCGCGGCGAGGACCTGTCGCACCGGGAGCTGGCGGGCGCGGACCTGACCGGCGCCGACCTGACCGACACCCGGCTGGTCGCCACGAACCTGACCGAGGCGCGGCTGGAACACGCCCGGCTGCGCGGGGCCCGGCTGGACGAGGCCCGCCTCGCCGGGGCGGACCTGCGTGGCGCGGAGCTGGCCGGCGCCCGGCTGTTCCGGGCCGACCTGCGCGGGGCGCGGATCGCCGGTAGCAGTTGGCACCGCACCGCGCTGATCGACGTCAGTGCCGACCCGGCGATGCTGCGCGCCCCGGAGCTGCGCGGCGCCGTGGTCGCGCCGGGCCGGCCGGTGGCGCCCGGCCTGGCCCCGCCGGCGGTGGGGGTGGGCTACGGCTTCGAGGTGGGCCGGCTGCCGGTGCCGGTCGCCTACAGCCCGGACGGCGCGGTGCTGGCGGTGGGCAGCGACGACGGCGGCGTGCTGCTCTGCGACACGGCGACCGGGCTGCCGGTGCGGACGCTCGCGGGTCACCGGTCCCGGGTCTACGCGGTCCGCTACGACGCGGCCTCGCACCAGCTCGTCACCGGCGCGGCCGACCTCACCGTGCGGTTGTGGGACGCCGACCACGGCGACGTGCGGCACGTCATCGAGGACGTCTTCGCCGGCTGGGTCTGGCCGCTGCTCACCGACGGCCGCCGGGGCCGGCTGGTGGTCGGCGACGCGGCCGGCGTGGTCCGGCTCTTCGACACCCGCACCGCCCGGCTGCGCCACGGGTGGCCGGGGCACGACGCGCCGATCTGGGGCACCTCGTTCAGCCCGGACGGGCGGCGGGTGGTGGTGGCCGACAGTGCCGGCACGGTGCGCGGCTGGGACCTGCACACCGGTCGGCTGGCCTTCGAGGTGCGCGAGCCGGAGGTGGTCTACCGGGTGGTGCACTCGTCGGACGGCCGGCTGCTGGCCGCCGTCGGGCAGCACGGCCGGGTGTGGATCCGCCGGGCCACCGACGGCGAGCTGCTGCGCCAGCCGCGCGGGCACGAGGCCGACGTGTACGCCCTCGACATCCACCCCGACGGCGCGCTGATGGCCACCGGCGACACGCACGGTGCCCTGCGACTGTGGGAGACCGAGACCGGCCGCCCGGTGCGGGTGCTCGGCCGGCAGCGCGGCGCGATCTACAGCGTCCGGTTCAACGGCGACGGCAGCCTGCTCGCCACCGCGGCCAGCGACGGCGCGATCCAGCTCTGGGACACCGAGGACGGCCAGGTGCGCCACGAGCTGACCCGGCACCGCGGCTCGGTCTGGCCGGTGGTCTGGCGGCCCGACCAGGCCCAGGTCGCCACCAGCAGCAACGACGGCACGACCCGGCTGTGGGACGTGCGCACCGGGCAGCTCCAGCAGACGCTGCGTGGGCACGGCCGGCGGGTCACCGCGCTCTCCTTCCGCGACGACGGGGAGGTGCTGGCGGCGTGCGGCAACGACGGCGTGATCCGGCTCTGGGAGCCGCGCACCGGCCGCCTGCTGGGGCAGCTCGCCAGCCCGGCCGACCGGCTGCTCTCGGTGGTCTTCTGCCCGGACGAGCCGCTGGTGGCCACGCCCAGCGGCGACGGCGGCGTGCACCTGTGGAACACCGACACCGGCGCCGACGAGCGGGAACTCAACGTGGACACCGACCACGTCTGGGCGGTCGCGTTCAGCCCGGACGGCGACGCGCTGGCCACCGCGAACGACGACGACACGGTCCGGTTGTGGTACCGCCGCACCGGCCGGCACTTCGCCACGCTCACCCCGCACCGGGGCCGGGTGCGCACGGTGGCGTTCAGCCCGGACGGTGAGACCATCGCCACCGGTTGCGACGACCAGATGGTGCGGCTCTGGGACGCCGCCACCGCCACCTGCAAGCTGACCCTGGAGCACCACACCGACCGGGTCTACTCGGTCGGCTTCAACAGCGACGGAACGCTGCTGGCCAGCGCCGGCAACGACGGCACGGCGGTGATCTGGGACGTCTCCACCGGCGAGCGGCGCATCGTGCGCACCGAGCACGTCGGGCGGCTCTGGTCGTGCGCGTTCAGCCCCGACGGCAACCTGCTCGCCACCGCCGGCGACGACCTGGTGATCCGGCTCTGGGATCCGGTCACCGGGCGCAAGCACGGCACCCTGGCCGCGCACACCCGGCGGGTCTGGTCGGTGCACTTCAGCCCGGACAGCAGCCTGCTGGCCAGCGCCGGAGACGACGGCACGGTGCGGCTGTGGGACGTGGCGGACCCGGAGCACGCGCAGTTGCGGGCCACCCTGATCGGCCTGCCGGACGGTTGGGCGGCGGTGAGCCCGGACGGCCGGTACAAGCTCGACGGCGACCCCGGCGGCCAGTTCTGGCACGTCATCGGCACCTGCCGCTTCGAGGTGGGCGAGCTGGACCCCTACCTCACCCAGGTCCGCCGGATGGCCGTCGACGCCCCCTTCTGA
- a CDS encoding flavin reductase produces MTRGRPEHVASRPTWRCRVCGIAWPCAPAKLRLLAAYREARPALLMHLATLYARAEAELPARDGTRSVDRYQRFVGWARHRGGG; encoded by the coding sequence GTGACCCGGGGTCGCCCGGAGCACGTCGCGTCGCGGCCGACCTGGCGGTGCCGGGTCTGCGGGATCGCCTGGCCGTGCGCGCCCGCGAAGCTGCGGCTGCTCGCCGCGTACCGGGAAGCCCGACCCGCGCTGCTGATGCACCTGGCCACGCTCTACGCCCGGGCCGAGGCGGAGTTGCCCGCGCGGGACGGCACGCGGTCGGTGGATCGCTACCAGCGCTTCGTCGGCTGGGCGAGACACCGGGGCGGGGGGTGA
- a CDS encoding molybdopterin-dependent oxidoreductase — protein sequence MTTDVPPPPPEPGYATPARLWRALDRHRPPGVDVIDRAWRSPVRGPWLTSVLGAVLLAALPLVIVTGLLDWIAYGPRFDQAFPRDVGWLHPPVFDWPTRPAWLFRLTQGLHVTLGIVLVPVVLAKLWSVVPKLFAWPPARSVAQVLERLSLLLLVGGILFQSVTGLLNVQYAYLFGFDFYTAHWYGAWIFTVALVTHVAIKLPRLVTTLRGPGFARTPVERTGPEPADPDGLVARRPGPATMSRRGVLALAGGGALLLAALTVGQSVDALRRTALLLPRGRRVGDGPTGFPVNRTATAAGVTADRTGPGWRLSLRAGDRTVTLDRAGLLALPQHTATLPIACVEGWSTSQTWTGVRLRDLAGLVGVGGPAAARVRSLERGGLFSRATLHGGQVTDPDALLALRVNGVDLSPDHGFPARVVVPALPGVHCTKWVEEIVFDG from the coding sequence GTGACCACCGACGTTCCACCGCCGCCGCCCGAGCCGGGGTACGCCACGCCGGCCCGACTCTGGCGCGCCCTGGATCGCCACCGACCGCCGGGCGTCGACGTGATCGACCGGGCCTGGCGCAGCCCGGTACGCGGACCGTGGCTGACCTCGGTGCTCGGCGCGGTGCTGCTGGCCGCGCTGCCGCTGGTGATCGTCACCGGGCTGCTCGACTGGATCGCCTACGGCCCCCGCTTCGACCAGGCGTTCCCCCGCGACGTGGGCTGGCTGCACCCGCCGGTGTTCGACTGGCCGACGCGGCCGGCCTGGCTGTTCCGGCTCACCCAGGGGCTGCACGTGACGCTCGGCATCGTGCTGGTGCCGGTGGTGCTGGCGAAGCTCTGGTCGGTGGTGCCGAAGCTGTTCGCCTGGCCGCCGGCCCGCTCGGTCGCGCAGGTGCTGGAACGGCTGTCGTTGCTGCTGCTGGTCGGCGGCATCCTGTTCCAGAGCGTGACCGGCCTGCTCAACGTCCAGTACGCGTACCTGTTCGGCTTCGACTTCTACACCGCGCACTGGTACGGCGCCTGGATCTTCACGGTGGCGCTGGTGACACACGTGGCGATCAAACTGCCCCGGCTGGTGACCACGCTGCGCGGGCCGGGCTTCGCGCGTACCCCGGTGGAGCGGACCGGGCCGGAGCCGGCGGATCCGGACGGCCTGGTGGCCCGCCGACCCGGCCCGGCCACGATGAGCCGGCGCGGGGTGCTGGCGCTGGCGGGCGGCGGCGCGCTGCTGCTGGCCGCGCTGACCGTGGGGCAGAGCGTGGACGCGCTGCGGCGCACCGCGTTGCTGCTGCCCCGGGGCCGGCGCGTCGGCGACGGGCCCACCGGCTTCCCGGTGAACCGCACCGCCACGGCGGCCGGTGTCACGGCCGACCGCACCGGCCCTGGCTGGCGGCTGTCGCTGCGGGCCGGCGACCGCACCGTCACGCTGGACCGGGCCGGGCTGCTCGCGCTGCCGCAGCACACCGCCACGCTGCCGATCGCCTGCGTGGAGGGCTGGTCCACGTCGCAGACCTGGACCGGGGTGCGCCTGCGTGACCTCGCCGGGCTGGTCGGCGTCGGCGGTCCGGCCGCCGCGCGGGTCCGCTCGCTGGAGCGCGGCGGACTGTTCAGCCGGGCCACCCTGCACGGCGGGCAGGTGACCGACCCGGACGCGCTGCTCGCGCTGCGGGTCAACGGCGTCGACCTGAGCCCCGACCACGGCTTCCCGGCCCGGGTCGTGGTGCCCGCGCTGCCGGGCGTGCACTGCACCAAGTGGGTGGAGGAGATCGTGTTCGATGGCTGA
- a CDS encoding GNAT family N-acetyltransferase, producing MSGFTAEVITTARLTLLPLAVAHAEEMAAVLAEPALHTFIGGEPAASEALRARYQRLVAGSPDPAESWCNWVIQVRDDGRLAGTVQATVTAPEGPPRHAAAGGARAVGHRHLDEVAPVAGGTVAEIAWVVGTPWQGRGIATEAARGMVGWLGPRGVRTLVAHIHPDHRTSAAVATACGLAPTDVWHDGEVRWVGPPA from the coding sequence ATGAGCGGGTTCACAGCCGAGGTAATCACCACCGCGCGGCTGACCCTGCTGCCGCTGGCCGTCGCGCACGCGGAGGAGATGGCCGCCGTGCTCGCCGAGCCGGCGCTGCACACCTTCATCGGCGGCGAGCCCGCCGCCTCGGAGGCGTTGCGCGCTCGCTACCAGCGGCTGGTCGCCGGCTCCCCCGACCCGGCGGAGTCGTGGTGCAACTGGGTGATCCAGGTGCGCGACGACGGTCGGCTGGCCGGCACCGTCCAGGCCACCGTGACCGCACCCGAGGGTCCACCCCGGCACGCCGCCGCGGGGGGCGCGCGGGCGGTCGGGCACCGGCATCTCGACGAGGTGGCCCCGGTCGCCGGCGGAACGGTCGCGGAGATCGCCTGGGTGGTCGGCACGCCCTGGCAGGGGCGCGGGATCGCCACCGAGGCCGCCCGGGGCATGGTGGGCTGGCTCGGGCCACGCGGTGTGCGTACCCTCGTGGCCCACATTCATCCCGACCACCGCACGTCGGCGGCGGTGGCCACGGCCTGCGGCCTGGCCCCCACGGACGTGTGGCACGACGGCGAGGTCCGCTGGGTGGGTCCACCAGCATGA
- a CDS encoding DUF397 domain-containing protein, giving the protein MDELIGGRWRTSTRSSSNGGACVEVADNLTDLIGVRDSKDPRGPVLVFAPPAWRAFVAHLAPRR; this is encoded by the coding sequence ATGGATGAGCTGATCGGTGGGCGCTGGCGCACCAGCACCCGGAGCAGCTCCAACGGTGGCGCCTGCGTCGAGGTGGCCGACAATCTGACCGACCTGATCGGCGTCCGCGACTCCAAGGATCCACGCGGTCCGGTGCTCGTCTTCGCGCCGCCGGCATGGCGGGCGTTCGTCGCCCATCTGGCACCCCGGCGCTGA
- a CDS encoding ArsB/NhaD family transporter has translation MRLQAEQHPQPGEEAQRVGELARAARYWRPARAGAEEFVPPSPYLPADRLLYRTALLACLLFVVGVLAGVEIGIASGVAAAILVAGFAVRARHRLRPALVPWRLLVFVTGLFLVVQTIGRHGLDTVMGALIGTDPGAEGALRAGAVGALFSNAVNNLPAYVAGEAVIAADRHTQLLALLAGTNVGPLATPWASLATLIWYERCRAAGLTVPLGRFVATSAALAALATAGTVAALLVGPGA, from the coding sequence GTGCGGCTCCAGGCCGAGCAGCACCCGCAGCCCGGTGAGGAAGCTCAGCGCGTCGGAGAACTCGCGCGGGCTGCCCGATACTGGCGACCGGCCCGCGCCGGCGCCGAGGAGTTCGTGCCGCCGTCGCCGTACCTGCCGGCGGACCGCCTGCTCTACCGGACCGCGCTGCTGGCCTGCCTGCTCTTCGTCGTCGGGGTGCTGGCCGGCGTGGAGATCGGGATCGCCTCCGGGGTGGCCGCCGCGATCCTGGTGGCCGGCTTCGCGGTGCGGGCCCGGCACCGGCTGCGCCCGGCGCTGGTGCCGTGGCGGCTGCTGGTGTTCGTCACCGGGCTGTTCCTGGTGGTGCAGACCATCGGCCGACACGGGCTGGACACGGTCATGGGCGCGCTGATCGGCACCGATCCGGGCGCGGAGGGCGCGCTGCGGGCGGGGGCGGTCGGCGCGCTGTTCAGCAACGCGGTCAACAACCTGCCCGCCTACGTGGCCGGCGAGGCGGTCATCGCCGCCGACCGGCACACCCAACTGCTGGCGCTGCTGGCCGGCACGAACGTCGGGCCGCTGGCCACCCCGTGGGCGTCGCTGGCCACGCTGATCTGGTACGAGCGCTGCCGGGCGGCCGGGCTGACGGTGCCGCTGGGCCGGTTCGTGGCCACCAGCGCCGCGCTGGCCGCGCTCGCCACCGCCGGCACCGTGGCCGCGCTGCTGGTCGGGCCGGGCGCCTGA